GGCGTCGGCGCGAGGCCGCGGGCGATATCGCTCGCAAGGCGCGGGGCGAGGAAGGAATTGACGAGCCAGAAGGCCAGCAGCGCGACGAGCGCCGCGCGGCTCGATGTCGCGAGGGCCGAGACGCCGAGCGCGAGAAAGGCGAAGCCCGAAAGATAGACCGCATAGCCGATCACGAGCGCGCCGAGGCGCAGGAACTGATCGGCGAGCGAAAATTTGGTCGCATCCGTCAGCAGCGCGACGGCGAGGGCGGCGCCGATGACGGCCGGCGCGAGCAAAGCGGCGCTCGCGCCGATCAGCGCCAGCGCCTTGCCGGCGAGAAGGTCGCGCGGGCGCGCGCCGAGGCTGAGCAATTGTTTCAGCGTGCCGGCCTCGCGCTCGCCGGAAAAACCGGCGAAGCCCGCCAGCAGCACGATAAGCGGCGCGACCGTCTGCAAAATATAAGCGAGCGACAGACCGCCGAGACGCGCCGCCGCGCCACCGTCTCTCGCGGGACGGAACTGCGCCTCGTTCTGCTTATGCGCTTCGAGCCAGACGGCCGAGCCCACATAAGGATCGACGCCGGGATCGGCGAGCGAGAGCGGGCTCAAGGGCTTGAAGGCGTATTGGCCGAAATGGGCCGCGGCGTGCGGATTCTTGGCGCTCTGGCCCATCCAGAGCGCGCGGTCGGCCTCCGCCGCGGCGGCGCGTTCGCGCGCGAGGCGGGCGTTTTCGGCGGCCCCGAAGCCGAGCGCCGCGAGCATCAGCAGCGCGGTGAAGACAAATAACGCGAGCAGGCGCCGGTCGCGGCGCATCTCCGTCCATTCCTTGGCCGCGACGGCGCGGACGATGCGGGCGTGCGCCGGCGTCGGCGCGGTTCTGGAGAGTGGGCCGATGGCGAAATCGCTCATGCGGCTTCTCCCGCGACC
The nucleotide sequence above comes from Methylocystis parvus OBBP. Encoded proteins:
- a CDS encoding ABC transporter permease subunit: MSDFAIGPLSRTAPTPAHARIVRAVAAKEWTEMRRDRRLLALFVFTALLMLAALGFGAAENARLARERAAAAEADRALWMGQSAKNPHAAAHFGQYAFKPLSPLSLADPGVDPYVGSAVWLEAHKQNEAQFRPARDGGAAARLGGLSLAYILQTVAPLIVLLAGFAGFSGEREAGTLKQLLSLGARPRDLLAGKALALIGASAALLAPAVIGAALAVALLTDATKFSLADQFLRLGALVIGYAVYLSGFAFLALGVSALATSSRAALVALLAFWLVNSFLAPRLASDIARGLAPTPTAQEFRAGVAKDKARTFGHDETHPAFVAFRDETLKKYGVTNVKDLPVSFRGLSLRKDDENGYVIFDEHFGALQAAYDRQDALRGSAGFLFPLLALQPFSMAFAGSDSRAQFDFATAAEAHRRDIQNEVSDNIIHFQRDADYVAGPELWKRIAAFSYRAPTAGFALSGSGEAMAGLVGWLGLTVAFALFAIRRLKPL